In a single window of the Acetivibrio clariflavus DSM 19732 genome:
- a CDS encoding flagellar hook-length control protein FliK: MKIESIFTNLDINTLNMPDILEKLSAGDIIRAKVLDANANQLTLKLFDGTVFNARILSSIEAEQGSILDFIVKSNSNGQIVLETLKENNYNPKSTNDANLDLKKQLMELGIKPDKNNIEIAEAIKQNEIPLDKDIFKKISDTITAFKNVTAQKVAFLIANKIEPEKQNIALLNKIVDEKQKVDAMLKSTFEALINLNDEDVLEHLSQILNENPSDETYTSEKNVQQFNYSQEMISRSVTESVFSSYEQKNGQMQLQVKQKMQEFVNRFMESSLQQGTKLQEEENIFVNKALHYLKDNLTGLEEMDIYKQKSLENIIKDIFRQIKENTKEIKTVSGFEVSKEQSIKNQDNYKQKISEAFEKLYIKVTEKTSGNDLKINRVYKDIYHKLEAIKSVIEQSATLQKNEILNKIENLQSSIKFINDINNQSIYIQLPLNIQGKDTTGEIYVLKRKSRGKKIDPQNMTVFVSLNTPNLGQIDSLITVYKKNISLNIRVEEQSIISLIRENHIQLYNSLLDKGYKLVDIKYRLTEEVNLLNAESMMLKEIGSNKQSIDYKI, from the coding sequence ATGAAAATAGAAAGCATATTTACCAATTTGGATATAAATACTTTGAATATGCCGGATATACTTGAAAAACTTTCTGCCGGCGATATAATAAGGGCCAAAGTACTTGATGCCAATGCCAACCAGCTAACGCTCAAGTTATTTGACGGTACTGTTTTTAATGCCAGGATTCTATCTTCTATAGAGGCGGAACAGGGGAGTATATTGGATTTTATCGTAAAAAGCAATTCCAACGGTCAGATTGTGCTGGAAACTTTGAAAGAAAATAATTATAATCCCAAAAGTACAAACGATGCAAATTTGGATTTAAAAAAGCAGTTGATGGAACTGGGTATAAAACCCGACAAAAATAATATTGAAATTGCAGAGGCAATAAAACAGAATGAAATTCCACTGGATAAAGATATTTTTAAAAAGATTTCAGATACAATAACAGCATTTAAGAACGTTACAGCTCAAAAAGTTGCGTTCCTCATTGCAAATAAAATTGAGCCTGAAAAGCAAAATATAGCCCTTCTAAATAAGATTGTGGATGAGAAGCAAAAAGTCGATGCAATGCTTAAAAGCACGTTTGAGGCATTAATAAACCTGAACGATGAAGATGTTTTAGAACATTTAAGTCAAATACTCAATGAAAATCCTTCGGATGAGACTTATACTTCGGAAAAAAACGTTCAGCAATTCAATTACAGTCAGGAAATGATTTCACGAAGTGTTACAGAATCGGTATTTTCCTCTTATGAACAGAAGAATGGTCAAATGCAGTTACAAGTTAAACAAAAAATGCAAGAGTTTGTAAATAGATTTATGGAAAGTTCTTTGCAACAAGGTACAAAGTTGCAAGAAGAGGAAAATATATTTGTTAATAAAGCTTTGCATTACTTAAAAGATAATTTGACCGGTTTGGAAGAAATGGATATTTATAAGCAAAAATCCTTAGAAAATATCATAAAAGATATATTTCGGCAAATAAAAGAAAATACAAAGGAAATTAAAACAGTTTCCGGTTTCGAAGTGTCGAAAGAGCAATCAATAAAGAATCAAGATAATTATAAACAGAAAATTTCAGAAGCCTTTGAAAAGCTTTATATTAAAGTCACCGAGAAAACTAGCGGAAATGACTTAAAAATAAATAGGGTTTATAAAGATATATACCATAAGCTCGAAGCAATAAAAAGTGTGATAGAACAGTCAGCTACTCTTCAGAAGAATGAGATATTGAATAAAATAGAAAATCTGCAAAGCAGCATAAAGTTTATTAACGATATAAACAATCAAAGTATATATATACAATTACCTTTAAATATACAAGGCAAGGACACAACCGGCGAGATCTATGTACTTAAAAGAAAATCCCGGGGTAAAAAAATAGATCCTCAAAATATGACTGTATTCGTATCACTTAATACACCTAATTTGGGACAAATTGATTCTTTAATTACCGTATATAAAAAAAATATAAGTTTGAATATCAGAGTCGAGGAACAGTCCATTATAAGCCTTATAAGAGAAAATCATATACAATTGTACAACAGCCTGTTGGATAAGGGATACAAACTTGTAGATATAAAATACAGATTGACAGAAGAAGTTAATCTTCTAAATGCAGAAAGCATGATGTTGAAAGAAATAGGTTCAAACAAACAATCGATAGATTATAAAATTTAA
- the bglS gene encoding beta-glucanase, with translation MLSMYLKKLCIAILVSSLAIVHTPFNVPAAQVVNTYFEANFSNFDSNLFESANWPNGNPFNCVWRPSQVSFSNGSMFLTLTRDDTGSGYPYKSGEYRTKAFFGYGYYEVKMKPAKNVGIVSSFFTYTGPSDNNPWDEIDIEFLGKDTTMVQFNWYKNGVGGNEYYHRLGFDASQDFHTYGFEWRPNYISYYVDGVKVYTGTRNIPSTPGKIMMNLWPGIGVDEWLGRFDGRTPITAEYKYIRYYPDGFPTATQTPTATPTPYQPPTPTPQSVVIGDLNYDNRVDSIDYAYLKMYLLGQIYDFPTPYDMQAADLNGDGKIDSIDYAYLKMYLLGFINKFPVQ, from the coding sequence ATGTTATCAATGTATTTAAAAAAATTGTGTATAGCAATTCTGGTATCTTCACTGGCGATTGTTCATACACCTTTTAATGTGCCTGCCGCACAGGTGGTAAACACATATTTCGAAGCCAATTTTTCCAATTTTGACTCCAATTTATTCGAATCCGCCAACTGGCCAAACGGAAATCCGTTTAATTGTGTGTGGAGACCATCTCAGGTTTCATTCTCAAATGGCAGTATGTTCCTTACTCTTACAAGGGATGACACCGGCTCAGGTTATCCGTACAAGAGTGGTGAATACCGTACAAAGGCGTTTTTTGGATATGGATATTATGAAGTAAAAATGAAACCTGCCAAAAATGTTGGAATTGTATCGTCCTTTTTCACCTATACAGGACCTAGTGACAATAATCCGTGGGATGAAATTGATATAGAATTCCTGGGAAAAGACACAACTATGGTACAGTTTAACTGGTACAAAAATGGAGTGGGAGGTAATGAATATTACCACCGACTTGGTTTTGATGCTTCGCAGGATTTCCATACTTATGGATTTGAATGGAGACCCAACTATATAAGTTACTATGTTGATGGCGTCAAAGTTTATACAGGAACCAGAAATATACCTTCAACACCCGGTAAAATAATGATGAATTTATGGCCGGGAATAGGCGTTGACGAATGGCTTGGACGTTTTGACGGCAGAACTCCTATTACAGCTGAATATAAATACATAAGATATTATCCTGACGGTTTCCCCACGGCCACTCAAACACCTACAGCTACTCCAACACCGTATCAGCCACCAACACCTACTCCGCAATCTGTCGTTATAGGGGATTTAAACTATGATAATAGGGTTGATTCTATTGATTATGCTTACTTAAAAATGTACCTGTTGGGACAAATATATGATTTCCCGACTCCATACGATATGCAAGCTGCCGATTTGAACGGTGATGGAAAAATAGATTCCATAGATTATGCTTATTTGAAAATGTATCTTTTAGGTTTTATAAATAAATTTCCCGTACAATAA
- a CDS encoding LacI family DNA-binding transcriptional regulator translates to MNSKEIAKIVGVSRSTVSRVINNYPDIPEATREKVLKAIRENNYYPNSSARRLVGMKSSTLGVFVVDIKDNEKPHHVIENNEDLLYGNSYFSPFINAFIDQANKAQYYVLVSTVYSSDELWKIKSSFCEKRIDGGVIIGSKDNEYEKILEVIGKDFIIAAVDINVTEENKDKAIYINLNNYKGAFEATKYLIDLGHRDIGIITGDITKLSGSVRFESFKQALLENGIQLNEDYIAYGDFTEYSGYIGMKKILKSSRRPTAVFVCNDTMAIGAYKAIGEMGLSIPDDISVIGFDNSQISQYMYPPLTSVNVSLPEAAKLSADLLIKSIEKKELVPEVKIVDTTIVERASCKRIDN, encoded by the coding sequence ATGAACAGCAAAGAAATAGCAAAAATAGTTGGAGTATCCAGAAGCACGGTTTCCCGTGTAATCAACAATTATCCCGATATACCTGAAGCAACAAGGGAAAAGGTTCTTAAAGCCATAAGAGAAAATAACTATTATCCCAATTCCTCTGCAAGAAGACTTGTCGGGATGAAAAGCTCGACACTGGGAGTTTTTGTTGTTGATATAAAAGATAATGAAAAGCCTCATCATGTTATTGAGAACAATGAGGATCTTTTATACGGCAATTCATATTTTTCCCCCTTTATAAACGCTTTTATCGACCAGGCAAACAAGGCTCAGTATTATGTTCTCGTTTCTACCGTTTACAGTTCCGATGAACTTTGGAAAATTAAAAGCTCCTTCTGCGAAAAAAGGATTGATGGTGGAGTTATTATTGGAAGCAAGGATAATGAATACGAAAAAATATTGGAAGTTATAGGAAAAGATTTTATTATAGCAGCTGTTGATATTAATGTAACTGAAGAAAACAAGGACAAGGCGATATATATAAATCTGAACAATTATAAAGGTGCTTTTGAAGCTACCAAATATCTCATTGATTTAGGTCATAGAGATATAGGAATAATTACGGGAGATATCACTAAACTTTCGGGAAGTGTAAGGTTTGAAAGTTTTAAGCAGGCTCTTTTAGAAAACGGTATACAGCTAAACGAGGATTATATTGCCTACGGAGATTTTACAGAATATAGCGGATATATAGGCATGAAAAAGATATTGAAATCCAGCAGGAGACCTACAGCTGTATTTGTCTGTAACGATACTATGGCGATTGGAGCATATAAGGCAATAGGAGAAATGGGGCTTAGTATTCCGGACGACATATCCGTTATAGGATTTGATAACTCGCAAATATCCCAGTACATGTATCCGCCGCTTACATCGGTTAATGTCTCATTGCCGGAAGCTGCAAAATTATCTGCCGACTTGCTTATAAAGTCCATTGAGAAAAAAGAGCTTGTTCCTGAAGTAAAGATAGTTGATACTACCATAGTAGAAAGAGCATCATGTAAAAGAATTGATAATTGA
- a CDS encoding ribonuclease HII has protein sequence MTQLNEKLTLKQIEAIIEEMSIDGALNKLYAFKEEYGTKVDKLIVKYEKKKLQWEKEFKRFEDMRRYEKEAYSEGVKYIAGIDEAGRGPLAGPVVAAAVILPENVFINGLNDSKKLSEKQREKLFSEITEKAVAYEVGIVDEKIIDELNILNATKVAMEIAVESLKVKPDLLLIDSVKLDSLKIPQKSIIKGDSLSISIAAASIIAKVTRDRLLEEMDSIYPEYGFKKHKGYGTKEHIEAIRKFGICPIHRVSFTKNFTL, from the coding sequence ATGACACAACTGAATGAAAAGCTTACTTTGAAGCAAATAGAAGCTATTATAGAAGAAATGAGTATTGACGGAGCATTAAATAAGTTATATGCCTTTAAAGAAGAGTACGGCACAAAGGTGGACAAGTTAATCGTAAAGTATGAAAAGAAGAAGCTTCAGTGGGAAAAAGAGTTTAAGAGATTTGAGGATATGCGCCGTTATGAAAAAGAGGCCTATAGTGAAGGTGTAAAATATATTGCCGGTATAGACGAAGCGGGCCGCGGTCCTTTGGCAGGGCCGGTTGTAGCCGCTGCTGTAATACTTCCTGAAAATGTGTTTATAAACGGGCTCAATGATTCAAAAAAATTAAGCGAAAAGCAAAGAGAAAAGCTGTTTTCGGAAATAACTGAAAAAGCTGTTGCCTATGAAGTAGGGATTGTTGACGAAAAAATTATTGATGAGCTCAATATTCTGAATGCAACTAAAGTGGCTATGGAGATTGCTGTTGAAAGTCTCAAAGTAAAACCTGATTTACTCCTTATCGACTCTGTAAAGCTGGACAGTTTGAAAATACCGCAAAAGTCAATAATAAAAGGTGATTCTCTCAGTATATCAATAGCAGCAGCTTCGATTATAGCAAAAGTAACCAGAGACAGGCTTTTAGAAGAAATGGACTCGATTTATCCCGAATATGGCTTCAAAAAACATAAAGGATACGGCACAAAAGAACACATAGAGGCTATCAGGAAGTTTGGAATCTGTCCCATTCACCGGGTAAGTTTCACAAAGAATTTTACTTTATAG
- the ylqF gene encoding ribosome biogenesis GTPase YlqF, whose translation MNIQWYPGHMAKTRRILAENIKLVDVVIELLDARIPISSKNPDFDDIFKNKPKIIVLNKSDLADEKISSSWSKWYNSKGYANIFIDSIKGKNINLLKNKMQDLMKDKIERDKLKGRISRPIRTMIVGIPNVGKSSLINKIAGRASAVTGDRPGVTRGKQWINVNDKIQLLDTPGILWPKFENPEVGINLAITGAIKDDVIDTVELASILFEKLARLYPKNLMERYKLTSIEGKTGFELLQIAGKNRGCIISGGEIDMLRIASIVLDELRGGKIGKITLEKPEDIINDTTE comes from the coding sequence ATGAATATACAATGGTATCCCGGTCATATGGCTAAGACCAGGAGAATATTGGCTGAAAATATAAAGTTAGTAGATGTGGTAATAGAACTTTTGGATGCAAGAATCCCTATAAGCAGCAAGAACCCGGACTTTGACGATATATTTAAGAATAAGCCCAAAATAATAGTATTGAACAAGTCCGACCTGGCCGATGAAAAGATTTCAAGCAGTTGGAGCAAGTGGTATAACTCTAAAGGTTATGCCAATATTTTTATTGACTCAATTAAAGGAAAGAATATAAATCTGTTAAAAAATAAGATGCAGGATCTTATGAAGGATAAAATTGAAAGAGATAAGCTAAAAGGAAGAATTTCAAGACCTATTAGAACGATGATTGTGGGAATTCCCAATGTGGGGAAATCTTCTTTAATAAATAAAATTGCCGGCAGAGCCAGTGCTGTAACAGGTGACAGACCTGGTGTCACCCGGGGTAAGCAATGGATAAATGTCAACGACAAGATACAGCTATTAGATACCCCCGGCATATTATGGCCTAAATTTGAAAATCCTGAAGTGGGCATAAATCTTGCAATAACCGGAGCAATAAAGGATGATGTAATAGATACTGTAGAACTGGCTTCCATACTTTTTGAAAAGTTGGCAAGGTTATACCCCAAAAACTTGATGGAACGTTACAAGCTGACTTCCATTGAAGGCAAGACAGGATTTGAACTTTTACAAATTGCCGGAAAAAACAGGGGCTGTATTATTTCTGGTGGTGAAATTGATATGCTTAGAATTGCTTCAATTGTTTTGGATGAGCTGAGGGGTGGTAAAATCGGCAAAATAACGCTTGAAAAACCGGAGGATATAATAAATGACACAACTGAATGA
- the lepB gene encoding signal peptidase I — protein sequence MEYNNSKNKDKVKEMDKFGLDYEKERPNYLIEAFKWSLVVIVAIFIALILRAYVFEWVVVEGPSMENTLYSRQVLLVNKIVYTFVPPKRGDIIVFKVSEGNLDYIPIAKNIPVLSSLIPPKNEIDYIKRVIGLPGDEIDIIDGYVYINGNKQKESYVKGSTVKQSFELPCVVPENKVFVMGDNREVSKDSRQFGFVDMEKIKGKAVFRIRPLKEFGSIYD from the coding sequence ATGGAGTATAATAATTCGAAAAATAAAGATAAAGTGAAAGAAATGGATAAATTCGGCCTAGACTATGAAAAAGAAAGACCAAACTATTTGATAGAAGCTTTTAAATGGAGTTTGGTGGTTATTGTGGCTATATTTATAGCACTTATACTCAGAGCTTATGTATTTGAATGGGTAGTAGTTGAAGGGCCATCCATGGAGAATACTCTATACAGCAGGCAGGTTTTGCTTGTCAATAAAATTGTATACACCTTTGTTCCGCCGAAGAGAGGGGATATAATTGTATTTAAGGTTTCTGAAGGAAACCTTGACTATATTCCGATAGCTAAAAATATCCCTGTTTTATCCTCTTTGATTCCGCCAAAAAATGAAATTGACTATATAAAAAGGGTTATAGGATTACCCGGCGATGAAATAGATATAATTGACGGCTATGTATATATAAACGGTAACAAGCAAAAGGAATCTTACGTAAAAGGTTCTACTGTGAAGCAAAGTTTTGAATTGCCTTGTGTTGTACCGGAGAATAAAGTTTTTGTTATGGGTGATAATAGAGAGGTCAGTAAAGACAGCAGGCAATTCGGATTTGTGGATATGGAAAAAATAAAGGGAAAAGCGGTTTTTAGAATCAGGCCGCTGAAAGAATTCGGAAGTATTTACGATTAA
- the rplS gene encoding 50S ribosomal protein L19: MNVIEAIEKEQLKAEKPKIEVGDYVKVHAKIKEGNRERIQIFEGTVIRLKGSGIRETFTVRRVSYGVGVERIFPVHSPNVERVEVVRKGKVRRAKLYYLRNRVGKAAKVKTKLD, from the coding sequence ATGAATGTAATTGAAGCAATTGAAAAAGAACAGTTAAAAGCTGAGAAGCCTAAAATTGAAGTGGGCGATTATGTAAAAGTACATGCTAAGATTAAAGAAGGTAACAGAGAAAGAATTCAGATATTTGAAGGAACTGTTATCCGTTTGAAAGGCTCCGGAATCAGAGAGACTTTCACAGTAAGAAGAGTTTCATACGGAGTTGGAGTTGAAAGAATTTTCCCTGTTCACTCTCCGAATGTTGAACGTGTTGAAGTAGTAAGAAAAGGTAAAGTAAGAAGAGCAAAGCTTTACTACTTAAGAAACAGAGTAGGAAAAGCTGCGAAAGTAAAAACAAAGTTGGATTAA
- a CDS encoding IS30 family transposase has product MSHLNNTTKRRSFKHLDVRERYQIEILLKEGKKPKEIAKVMGRDRRTIEREIARGSVRLLNSDLTYSVKYCADVGQRRYEEASSNKGAGLKIGHDHELANYIEKRIKEDKYSPDAVIGEIKAKGLRFRAMICTKTLYNYIDKGIFANISNKDLPVKRNKKKRKYRRVRIALKNLRGTSIEERPAHIEERGEYGHWEMDCIVGKGGEKGAALLVLTERSTRQEIIRKMPDKSQASVKKEIDKLERKYGKKFTKLFKTVTVDNGTEFLDSKGLEASVLVPGKMRLKIYYAHPYSSWERGSNENANKLIRRFIPKGTDIGKLTEKEIKRIEHWMNNYPRRIFGYRTANEMAKIVVA; this is encoded by the coding sequence ATGAGTCACCTTAATAATACCACTAAACGAAGAAGTTTTAAACACCTGGATGTGAGGGAACGGTATCAAATTGAAATATTATTGAAAGAAGGTAAGAAACCAAAGGAAATAGCCAAAGTAATGGGAAGGGACAGACGGACTATAGAACGGGAAATAGCTCGTGGCAGCGTGAGGTTGCTAAACAGCGATCTGACCTATTCAGTGAAGTACTGTGCAGACGTAGGACAACGAAGATATGAAGAGGCGTCATCAAATAAAGGAGCGGGTTTAAAGATCGGGCATGACCATGAACTAGCCAATTACATAGAGAAGAGGATAAAAGAGGACAAATATTCGCCGGACGCGGTGATAGGAGAGATAAAAGCCAAAGGGTTAAGGTTCAGAGCCATGATCTGCACAAAGACGCTATACAACTACATAGACAAAGGGATATTTGCTAATATAAGCAACAAAGACCTTCCGGTAAAGCGGAACAAGAAGAAGAGGAAATACCGAAGAGTAAGGATAGCATTAAAGAATTTGAGGGGGACAAGCATAGAAGAAAGGCCGGCACATATAGAAGAAAGAGGAGAATATGGGCATTGGGAGATGGATTGTATAGTTGGCAAAGGCGGAGAAAAGGGAGCAGCATTGTTGGTACTGACGGAACGGAGTACGAGGCAGGAGATAATACGTAAGATGCCGGATAAAAGCCAGGCATCGGTAAAGAAAGAGATAGACAAACTGGAAAGGAAGTATGGGAAGAAGTTTACCAAACTGTTTAAAACGGTCACAGTAGATAATGGAACAGAGTTTCTGGACAGCAAAGGGCTTGAGGCATCAGTGCTTGTTCCTGGTAAGATGAGGTTAAAGATATATTATGCACATCCATACAGTTCATGGGAACGAGGGTCGAATGAAAACGCTAATAAGCTGATTCGACGATTTATTCCTAAAGGGACGGATATAGGGAAACTAACGGAGAAAGAGATAAAAAGGATTGAGCACTGGATGAACAATTACCCAAGGAGAATATTTGGTTATCGAACTGCGAATGAAATGGCAAAGATTGTGGTCGCTTAA
- a CDS encoding J domain-containing protein — protein MDCFQVLGINPTKDVKEIKRAYSKMLRIHSPESDPEGFQRVREAYEEAIAKASQEDVAAEPQTPVDQFMEKFKECYDNFEKRIDENCWRQLLDSDICYNIETGKEISDRILAFIMENYNFPYEIWTLFNSYFSWTSKKESLYQTFPKNFIDFVIYKVTNKTYFRYEYVKNCQKGKEEYFLTEYSKANSALEEYDLYNAKKALENAKEVCESHPDLQILISRYLMINGQLEEAKAILDKLLESYEDDLFAYYYRGNLFFRLGKFIEAYNDYKQALNIKPDFIDILFSIGKCCMSLGKYEEATEYFEKLTDIIQYNRDARILLNSAYGFYLEELNKLVEEKPEDIELKFKLAKALYACHKTEESFNVLNEIEQKVQFNSEMYILLCKVLYNLGKKELSYATVDKAYKLYPNDYNITFYKACMLDEFNKYEEAVAYYDKTVELNPQDAVAYSNRAFALNKLKRYSEALESANQAIKIDPYMAHGYKNKAEALLGLELYQECLEACEEALSIFLYLIDIYVIKMKLYIKVGQLEEALNVFNRAAEYGLRDSRLYYQKANALRLMQKYDDAISYCDQAIELDETNKDEVSKEVYFCKGLCLYNKDKFSEAVECFDNAIKKDERYSVAYYYKILSLLNNSRNDEALKTLDNAINMKLENLDRFYELKGDFYAFQYRYNEAISEYKKAIEENPYCAAYYYSLGYNLGNISEFEKALKYLDKAIEIDPSIPSYYISRSHAYYSLGKYKECIEDCDRALQIESEYLPALRNKAWACYKLDRIEEAEKLCQTALKQDGSNINLLYLKLYILRYKGLNQEALIVCDRIQELDSDDKEIFTIREELLNSVKSKKGFFSSIFGK, from the coding sequence ATGGATTGCTTTCAGGTTTTAGGAATTAATCCTACAAAGGATGTAAAAGAAATTAAGAGAGCTTATTCAAAAATGCTTAGGATTCACAGCCCGGAAAGCGATCCTGAAGGGTTTCAAAGAGTAAGAGAGGCATATGAGGAGGCAATTGCCAAAGCCAGTCAGGAAGATGTAGCTGCGGAACCTCAAACTCCCGTAGACCAGTTTATGGAAAAGTTTAAAGAGTGCTATGACAACTTTGAAAAAAGAATCGATGAAAACTGCTGGAGGCAGCTTTTGGACAGTGATATTTGCTATAATATTGAGACGGGAAAAGAAATAAGTGACAGAATTTTGGCATTTATAATGGAAAACTATAATTTTCCATATGAGATATGGACTTTATTTAACAGTTACTTTTCCTGGACTTCAAAAAAAGAAAGTCTTTACCAGACGTTCCCGAAAAATTTCATTGATTTTGTGATTTACAAAGTAACAAACAAAACCTATTTCAGATATGAATATGTTAAGAATTGTCAAAAAGGCAAGGAAGAATATTTTCTTACAGAGTACAGTAAAGCAAACAGTGCATTGGAAGAATACGATTTATATAATGCCAAAAAAGCTTTGGAGAATGCAAAAGAAGTATGCGAAAGCCATCCCGATTTGCAGATTTTGATTTCAAGATATCTTATGATAAACGGTCAGCTTGAAGAGGCAAAGGCAATATTAGATAAGCTTTTGGAAAGTTATGAAGATGACTTGTTTGCCTATTACTACAGAGGTAATCTGTTTTTCAGGCTGGGAAAGTTTATTGAGGCATACAATGATTATAAACAGGCCCTTAACATAAAACCCGATTTTATTGATATTTTATTTTCCATAGGTAAATGCTGTATGAGCCTTGGTAAGTATGAAGAGGCTACAGAATATTTTGAAAAGCTTACAGATATTATTCAATATAACAGAGATGCAAGAATATTGTTAAATTCGGCCTATGGCTTTTATTTGGAAGAGCTGAACAAACTTGTTGAAGAAAAACCTGAAGATATTGAGTTGAAATTTAAGCTGGCGAAAGCTTTGTATGCTTGCCACAAAACAGAGGAAAGCTTTAATGTATTAAATGAGATTGAACAAAAAGTACAGTTTAATAGCGAAATGTATATCCTGCTTTGTAAAGTTTTGTATAATTTGGGCAAAAAGGAATTATCCTACGCAACTGTTGATAAAGCTTACAAGTTGTATCCTAACGACTATAACATTACATTTTACAAGGCTTGTATGCTTGATGAGTTTAATAAGTATGAAGAAGCTGTAGCTTATTACGATAAAACTGTTGAGCTGAATCCTCAAGATGCTGTAGCTTACAGCAACAGGGCATTTGCCTTGAACAAACTTAAAAGATACTCGGAAGCATTGGAAAGTGCCAATCAGGCAATAAAAATAGATCCGTATATGGCTCATGGTTATAAGAACAAGGCTGAAGCACTTTTAGGATTGGAACTGTATCAGGAATGCCTTGAAGCTTGTGAAGAGGCATTGAGTATCTTTCTTTATCTAATCGACATATACGTAATAAAAATGAAGCTCTACATAAAAGTAGGACAGTTGGAAGAAGCTCTTAATGTTTTTAACAGGGCTGCAGAATACGGTCTCAGAGATAGCAGGCTTTATTATCAAAAAGCTAATGCATTGCGCTTAATGCAAAAATATGATGATGCCATATCATACTGTGACCAGGCCATTGAATTGGATGAAACTAATAAAGACGAAGTTAGTAAAGAAGTATATTTTTGCAAAGGCCTTTGTCTATATAATAAAGATAAATTCAGTGAGGCTGTTGAATGTTTTGACAATGCTATAAAAAAGGATGAAAGATATAGCGTAGCTTATTATTACAAGATATTGAGCTTATTGAACAACTCAAGAAATGATGAAGCATTGAAGACGTTGGATAACGCAATAAATATGAAATTGGAAAATTTAGATAGGTTCTATGAGCTTAAGGGAGATTTTTATGCCTTTCAGTACAGGTATAACGAAGCTATTTCGGAATATAAAAAAGCTATCGAAGAGAACCCATATTGTGCTGCTTATTATTATTCGCTTGGGTATAATTTGGGGAATATTTCGGAATTTGAAAAAGCTTTGAAGTATTTGGATAAAGCTATTGAAATAGATCCCAGTATACCTAGTTACTATATATCCAGAAGTCATGCTTATTACAGTTTGGGTAAATACAAAGAATGTATTGAAGACTGTGACAGGGCACTTCAGATTGAATCGGAATATCTGCCGGCATTAAGAAATAAAGCCTGGGCCTGTTACAAGCTTGATAGAATTGAAGAAGCGGAAAAACTGTGCCAGACTGCTTTAAAACAAGACGGCAGCAATATAAATTTACTGTACTTAAAGTTATATATTTTGAGGTACAAGGGGTTAAATCAAGAAGCTCTTATAGTTTGTGACAGAATACAGGAGTTGGATTCCGATGATAAAGAAATTTTTACAATTCGTGAGGAGCTTCTCAATTCTGTAAAATCAAAAAAAGGTTTCTTTAGTTCTATTTTCGGTAAATGA